The Pseudanabaena galeata CCNP1313 genome includes a region encoding these proteins:
- the thiS gene encoding sulfur carrier protein ThiS, translating to MITLQVNGDDRTCESNLTMIELLKYLGMNPRLVAVEYNGEILHRQLWENTIIQNSDQLEIVTIVGGG from the coding sequence ATGATTACGTTGCAAGTAAATGGTGACGATCGCACCTGTGAGTCAAATCTCACGATGATCGAATTACTGAAATATTTAGGAATGAATCCTCGCCTAGTGGCGGTGGAATACAACGGTGAGATTTTACATCGTCAACTATGGGAAAACACGATTATCCAAAATAGCGATCAACTAGAAATTGTAACTATCGTAGGTGGTGGTTAA
- a CDS encoding HAD-IC family P-type ATPase → MPQSTSANTSDSPENASPNISLNPDIGLSEAEVADRRRRGDINVVVMRSSRTFKDIFQENVFTLFNVTFGVVLILMMALGQITDAIFSGFSVFMNILVGVAQEIQAKLTLDKLALLSVQKVKVRRDGESKEIPVGEVVRDDLIELNPGDRAPVDGAVLVSQNVEMDESLLTGESDPVAKQIDDIVLSGSFCLAGSCVFRADKIGNESYAVKLSQSSRVYKRVFTPLQKKIDVLVEIFVLVLIVAAFLHVASSLNSGRTMVDTIRYASVIINSFVPAGLILSISVAFAIGAVEISKRRTLIQKINAVDSMNSVRILCTDKTGTLTQNKLVVKEIVPLGDTDEDSLRELIALYTNLMGSQNSSAKAMATFTDKPRSPAKFVSEVPFSSGRKWGAIAIDIGTTIMVGAPEILFANPEMQERAKQYGRQGLRAIAVVTSEDSFDTSEKNPALPNNRRDRGLVLLEDSLRPDVIETIAELQNKNIRLKVISGDSVETVASIARQAGIAVPDDAVFTQKTLEAMDAPTFSRAAASGAVFGRITPDMKRRLISSMVKRGGYVGMVGDGVNDVPAFKEAQLAIAMNDGAQISKDVADIVLLDNNLSALPQAFSAGDDIKQKILSTALLYLTKNIMVILTISFAGFVQLPFPVEPRHMTVLTMAVVGFPTIWIAFGWLKPVRLENFLRDVLGYSCIAGIFGAITMTIGYVFSYYISGWALLKVPYSSTVINTEAFADIARGQAQCVSTFIGMLFCLFVFWHITNISIWKVQTLFKNLTAFILGCLSVGISTVLMLAFPTFFQIEVPDQFGWSMIIFLPTASFYTFRMMQSSKLFRHLPRYLSQP, encoded by the coding sequence ATGCCACAATCTACATCAGCAAATACATCAGACTCGCCTGAGAACGCCTCACCAAATATTTCACTCAATCCCGACATAGGACTTAGTGAAGCTGAAGTCGCTGATAGAAGACGGCGCGGCGATATTAATGTCGTAGTGATGCGATCAAGCCGCACCTTTAAGGACATTTTTCAGGAAAACGTTTTTACATTATTTAACGTTACTTTTGGTGTGGTCTTAATCTTGATGATGGCGCTCGGACAAATTACCGATGCGATCTTTTCAGGATTTTCAGTATTTATGAATATTCTTGTGGGTGTAGCCCAAGAAATTCAAGCCAAGCTGACGCTAGATAAGCTAGCTCTACTGTCAGTGCAGAAGGTGAAGGTGCGGCGAGATGGTGAATCGAAGGAGATTCCTGTAGGTGAGGTGGTACGTGATGATCTGATCGAACTGAATCCAGGCGATCGCGCTCCCGTGGATGGCGCAGTGTTGGTATCCCAAAATGTAGAAATGGATGAATCACTGCTCACAGGGGAATCCGATCCTGTGGCTAAACAAATTGATGACATTGTGCTGTCGGGTTCCTTCTGTTTAGCAGGAAGTTGCGTATTTCGTGCCGACAAAATTGGCAATGAAAGCTATGCGGTGAAGCTATCGCAGTCTTCGCGAGTATATAAGCGAGTCTTTACACCTTTACAGAAAAAGATTGATGTTCTCGTCGAAATTTTTGTGCTAGTGCTGATTGTGGCTGCCTTTTTGCATGTTGCATCCAGCCTCAATTCGGGGCGGACGATGGTGGACACGATTCGCTATGCTTCGGTAATCATCAATAGCTTTGTGCCAGCAGGTTTAATCCTATCGATTAGCGTAGCCTTTGCGATCGGTGCGGTGGAAATTAGTAAGCGGCGCACCTTGATTCAAAAGATCAATGCTGTTGATTCGATGAATAGTGTGCGGATTCTCTGTACTGACAAAACGGGTACGCTGACCCAAAACAAGCTTGTCGTTAAAGAGATTGTGCCTTTGGGAGATACTGATGAGGATTCGCTTCGCGAGTTAATTGCTCTCTATACAAATCTGATGGGTTCTCAGAATAGTAGTGCCAAGGCGATGGCAACTTTTACGGATAAGCCCCGATCTCCAGCCAAATTTGTTAGCGAAGTTCCCTTTAGTTCTGGACGTAAATGGGGGGCGATCGCGATTGATATCGGCACAACAATCATGGTTGGTGCGCCCGAAATCTTATTTGCCAATCCTGAAATGCAGGAAAGAGCTAAGCAATACGGAAGACAAGGATTGCGGGCGATCGCTGTGGTTACCAGCGAAGATAGCTTTGATACTTCTGAAAAAAATCCCGCCTTACCTAATAATCGACGCGATCGCGGATTGGTCTTGCTTGAAGATAGTCTCCGTCCTGATGTAATCGAGACGATCGCCGAATTGCAAAACAAAAATATTCGCCTCAAAGTAATTTCAGGCGATAGTGTCGAAACTGTTGCCTCGATCGCCCGTCAGGCAGGAATTGCGGTTCCCGATGATGCGGTGTTTACCCAAAAGACGTTAGAAGCGATGGATGCACCCACCTTTAGCCGAGCCGCCGCTTCTGGTGCAGTCTTTGGCAGAATTACCCCCGACATGAAACGTCGTTTAATTTCATCAATGGTGAAGCGTGGCGGCTATGTGGGGATGGTTGGGGATGGGGTCAACGATGTACCCGCCTTTAAGGAAGCGCAACTAGCGATCGCGATGAATGATGGCGCACAGATCAGTAAAGATGTGGCGGATATCGTTCTACTTGACAATAATCTTTCTGCTCTACCGCAAGCCTTTAGCGCAGGAGATGACATTAAACAGAAGATTCTCTCTACGGCTCTGCTCTATCTCACCAAAAATATTATGGTGATTCTGACAATTTCCTTTGCAGGATTTGTGCAACTTCCCTTTCCCGTCGAACCTCGTCACATGACAGTTTTAACTATGGCTGTAGTTGGCTTCCCGACGATTTGGATTGCCTTTGGCTGGCTAAAACCTGTGAGACTTGAGAACTTCTTACGCGATGTCTTGGGCTATAGCTGTATTGCTGGTATTTTTGGGGCGATCACGATGACCATCGGCTATGTCTTTTCCTATTACATCAGTGGTTGGGCTTTGCTAAAGGTTCCCTATAGTTCAACTGTGATTAACACAGAGGCTTTTGCGGATATTGCTAGGGGTCAAGCGCAATGTGTTAGTACTTTTATTGGGATGCTTTTCTGTCTCTTTGTATTTTGGCATATTACAAATATATCGATATGGAAAGTACAAACTCTTTTCAAAAACTTGACTGCTTTTATTCTGGGTTGTTTATCGGTTGGCATTTCAACAGTTTTGATGTTAGCCTTCCCCACATTTTTTCAAATAGAAGTCCCCGATCAGTTTGGTTGGTCGATGATTATCTTTTTGCCAACTGCTAGTTTTTACACCTTCCGTATGATGCAGTCTAGCAAGTTGTTTCGCCATTTGCCACGCTATCTCAGCCAACCCTAA
- a CDS encoding CobW family GTP-binding protein, whose product MIATSQIPATVLTGFLGAGKTTLLNHILTAEHGKKVAVIVNEFGEVGIDQQLVIGADEEIFEMNNGCICCTVRGDLIRIIGNLMRRRNKFDHLLIETTGLADPGPVIQTFFMDEDIHKQVELDAVVTVVDAKHVQQHWGDREVLEQIGFADIILLNKTDLVTEAELVELEAKIKHLNILARVDRVQLNQTNTENIENSINKVLNVGGFDLNRILEKNPEFLAAQAQEEHDHAHDHDHDHHEHEHHHHEHEHHDHHHHIHDEEVGSVSILEAGAVNPYKFQVWISELLKTQGQDIFRSKGILNLSGSEERLVFQGVHMQFEANRDRLWKDNELRKNQLVFIGRHLDGDKLREGFMGCLV is encoded by the coding sequence ATGATTGCAACATCACAAATCCCCGCTACCGTCCTAACAGGCTTCCTCGGCGCAGGCAAAACCACCTTACTAAATCATATCCTCACGGCTGAGCATGGTAAGAAAGTTGCTGTGATTGTCAATGAATTTGGCGAAGTAGGTATCGATCAGCAACTGGTCATCGGTGCTGACGAAGAAATTTTTGAAATGAATAATGGTTGCATTTGCTGCACAGTCCGTGGTGACCTGATTCGGATTATTGGGAACCTGATGCGCCGCCGCAATAAATTTGATCATCTCTTGATCGAAACCACGGGATTAGCTGATCCCGGTCCTGTGATTCAAACTTTCTTTATGGATGAAGATATTCATAAACAAGTTGAGCTTGATGCTGTGGTGACAGTAGTTGACGCTAAGCATGTCCAACAACATTGGGGCGATCGCGAAGTTCTTGAACAAATTGGTTTTGCCGATATAATTTTACTGAATAAAACTGATTTGGTGACTGAAGCGGAATTAGTGGAATTAGAAGCAAAAATCAAACATCTCAATATTTTAGCCAGAGTTGATCGCGTCCAGTTAAATCAAACCAACACTGAGAATATCGAGAACAGCATTAATAAGGTTCTCAATGTTGGCGGATTTGACCTCAATCGCATTCTTGAAAAGAACCCAGAATTTCTCGCTGCTCAAGCCCAAGAAGAACATGATCATGCCCATGACCACGACCACGATCATCATGAGCATGAACACCACCATCATGAGCATGAACACCATGATCATCACCACCATATCCATGATGAGGAAGTTGGTTCGGTCAGCATTTTAGAAGCAGGAGCCGTCAATCCTTACAAGTTCCAAGTATGGATTAGTGAATTATTGAAAACTCAAGGTCAAGATATTTTCCGTTCTAAAGGAATCCTCAATCTTTCTGGTTCGGAGGAGCGTTTAGTATTTCAAGGTGTGCATATGCAGTTTGAGGCAAACCGCGATCGTCTCTGGAAAGACAATGAACTTCGCAAGAATCAATTGGTCTTCATCGGCAGACATTTAGATGGCGACAAGCTGCGTGAAGGTTTTATGGGTTGCTTGGTTTAG
- the ureC gene encoding urease subunit alpha: MSYRMSRRAYAETYGPTVGDRVRLADTELFIEVERDYTTYGDEVKFGGGKVIRDGMGQSPITREGGAVDVVITNALILDWWGIVKADVGIKDGKIVALGKAGNPYIQDNIDIIIGASTEVIAGEGRILTAGGIDSHIHFISPQQIEVAIASGVTTMIGGGTGPATGTNATTCTPGAWNMARMLESAEAFPMNLGFLGKGNSSKPEGLVEQIESGAMGLKLHEDWGTTPATIDTCLGVADEYDVQVAIHTDTLNEAGFVEDTIAAFKNRVIHTYHTEGAGGGHAPDIIKICGEANVLPSSTNPTRPYTLNTLDEHLDMLMVCHHLDPSIPEDVSFAESRIRRETIAAEDILHDLGAFSMISSDSQAMGRVGEVITRTWQTAHKMKVQRGVLADVEGLNRADNFRARRYVAKYTINPAIAHGISEYVGSIEVGKIADLCLWSPAFFGVKPEIVLKGGFIAWAQMGDANASIPTPQPVHMRPMFGSYGSTISKTSFTFMSQIAIERGIPQQLGLQKQVLATKGNRNISKRDLKLNDALPRIEVDSETYEVRADGELLTCEPASVLPMAQRYFLF; the protein is encoded by the coding sequence ATGAGCTACAGAATGTCTCGTCGTGCTTACGCAGAAACCTATGGACCAACCGTTGGCGATCGCGTGCGCTTAGCAGACACAGAACTATTTATCGAAGTGGAACGCGATTACACCACCTATGGCGATGAAGTCAAGTTTGGCGGCGGCAAAGTGATCCGTGATGGCATGGGACAATCACCAATCACGCGAGAAGGCGGTGCGGTGGATGTAGTGATTACAAATGCGCTAATCCTTGATTGGTGGGGAATTGTCAAGGCAGATGTGGGCATTAAAGACGGCAAAATTGTGGCGCTCGGCAAGGCGGGAAATCCCTATATTCAGGACAATATCGATATCATTATCGGAGCTAGTACCGAGGTAATCGCAGGGGAAGGACGCATTCTCACCGCAGGTGGTATTGATTCGCATATTCACTTTATCTCACCACAGCAAATTGAAGTAGCGATCGCTTCGGGAGTTACGACCATGATTGGCGGCGGCACAGGTCCTGCCACTGGCACTAATGCCACCACCTGTACACCTGGGGCTTGGAATATGGCGCGAATGTTAGAATCCGCCGAAGCTTTCCCCATGAATTTAGGTTTCTTAGGTAAAGGCAATAGTAGCAAGCCCGAAGGCTTAGTAGAACAGATAGAATCAGGAGCGATGGGTTTAAAACTCCATGAAGATTGGGGAACCACCCCTGCCACGATTGATACTTGTTTGGGTGTTGCTGATGAGTATGATGTGCAGGTTGCCATTCACACCGATACTCTCAACGAGGCGGGTTTTGTGGAAGATACGATCGCTGCCTTCAAGAACCGCGTGATCCATACCTATCATACTGAAGGTGCAGGCGGCGGTCATGCACCTGACATTATCAAAATTTGTGGTGAAGCGAATGTATTGCCTTCTTCCACTAATCCCACTCGTCCATATACTTTAAATACTTTAGACGAACATTTGGATATGCTGATGGTCTGTCACCATCTTGATCCGAGCATTCCTGAAGATGTCTCTTTTGCAGAGTCACGTATTCGCCGCGAAACGATCGCTGCTGAAGATATTCTCCATGACCTTGGTGCATTCAGTATGATATCTTCCGATTCGCAAGCAATGGGAAGAGTTGGAGAAGTAATTACGAGAACTTGGCAAACTGCCCACAAGATGAAAGTCCAGCGCGGTGTGTTAGCAGATGTGGAAGGACTAAATCGTGCTGATAACTTCCGTGCGCGGCGCTATGTGGCTAAATATACGATCAATCCTGCGATCGCTCACGGTATTTCCGAATATGTGGGTTCCATTGAAGTTGGTAAAATCGCTGATCTCTGTTTGTGGTCACCAGCCTTTTTTGGTGTGAAACCTGAAATAGTGCTTAAGGGTGGTTTCATTGCATGGGCGCAGATGGGTGATGCCAATGCTAGTATTCCTACGCCGCAGCCTGTGCATATGCGTCCCATGTTTGGCAGTTACGGCAGCACGATCTCCAAGACCTCTTTTACTTTTATGTCCCAAATTGCGATCGAGCGCGGTATTCCCCAGCAGCTAGGATTACAAAAACAGGTATTGGCAACTAAGGGAAATCGCAACATTAGCAAGCGTGATTTGAAGCTTAATGATGCTTTACCACGCATCGAAGTTGATTCGGAAACCTATGAAGTCCGTGCCGATGGTGAACTATTAACCTGTGAACCTGCTTCAGTGTTGCCAATGGCTCAGCGATATTTTTTGTTTTAA
- a CDS encoding restriction endonuclease subunit R: MVTTFAAEKLTLYDLEKSFDLTLCDHADFFPEWNIETLTISGKEKEQLDRIKTNYIHLSKRPMLEEMVKMVVLSPLLDIAGFYQSPFYSVAEKSVKVSVKDENLTIRGKIDVLVLQDRFWILVIESKQVGVSLQKGIPQALAYMLANPNPAKDVYGMVTNGSNFIFLKLAWRDKPIYGISDEYTLMRHENDLYEILQILKTIGTIII, encoded by the coding sequence ATGGTTACTACATTTGCTGCGGAAAAATTGACACTCTATGATTTGGAAAAGTCTTTTGATTTGACTTTGTGCGATCACGCTGACTTTTTCCCAGAATGGAATATTGAGACTTTAACAATATCAGGCAAAGAAAAAGAGCAATTAGACCGTATCAAAACTAATTACATCCATTTGTCTAAGCGTCCAATGCTTGAAGAAATGGTAAAAATGGTTGTGTTGTCACCACTTCTAGACATCGCAGGATTTTATCAATCTCCATTTTATTCTGTTGCCGAAAAATCTGTTAAGGTTTCCGTTAAAGATGAGAACTTAACAATTCGCGGCAAAATTGATGTCTTGGTACTGCAAGATCGGTTTTGGATTTTAGTAATTGAATCCAAACAAGTCGGAGTTTCGTTACAAAAAGGGATTCCTCAAGCACTAGCCTATATGTTGGCTAATCCTAATCCAGCAAAAGATGTTTACGGAATGGTTACAAATGGCAGTAATTTTATTTTCTTGAAACTAGCATGGCGAGATAAACCTATTTATGGAATTTCCGATGAATATACATTAATGCGTCATGAGAACGATCTATACGAGATCTTGCAAATATTAAAAACTATTGGAACCATAATCATTTAG
- a CDS encoding urease subunit beta yields MIVGEIITQEGDIELNAGREVITIKVANSGDRPIQVGSHYHFYETNRALIFDRDRTKGTHLDIPAGTAVRFEPGDEKEVNLVPYVGDREVYGFNALVEGKLED; encoded by the coding sequence ATGATAGTTGGTGAAATCATTACCCAAGAAGGGGATATTGAATTAAATGCTGGGCGGGAAGTAATTACAATCAAGGTTGCCAATTCAGGAGATCGCCCCATCCAAGTGGGTTCCCATTATCATTTTTATGAAACTAATCGAGCTTTAATCTTTGATCGCGATCGCACCAAAGGCACACACCTCGATATTCCTGCGGGAACCGCAGTTCGTTTTGAGCCAGGAGATGAGAAGGAGGTTAATCTAGTTCCCTATGTAGGCGATCGCGAAGTTTATGGATTTAATGCACTGGTTGAAGGCAAGTTAGAGGACTAG
- the ureA gene encoding urease subunit gamma, with amino-acid sequence MQLTPQEKDKLLIFTAALLAERRKAKGLKLNYPEAIAFISAEIMEGAREGRTVADLMSYGATLLTRDDVMEGIPEMIHDVQVEATFPDGTKLVTVHNPIR; translated from the coding sequence ATGCAACTTACGCCTCAAGAAAAAGATAAATTGCTGATTTTCACAGCCGCTCTGTTAGCTGAACGGCGCAAAGCTAAAGGTTTGAAGTTAAACTATCCTGAAGCGATCGCTTTTATTAGTGCCGAAATTATGGAAGGGGCGCGAGAAGGGCGCACGGTTGCTGATTTGATGTCATACGGTGCGACTTTGCTAACCCGTGATGATGTAATGGAAGGCATCCCCGAAATGATCCATGATGTGCAAGTGGAAGCAACTTTTCCCGATGGCACAAAACTGGTTACAGTGCATAATCCTATTCGCTAA
- a CDS encoding urease accessory protein UreD, whose product MVAPWAGELELEFAKRHQQTLLARSYTVAPWRIQRSLYPEGEEVCHCILLHTAGGLVGGDRLSAKIHLQPHTQALITTATASKIYRSTGAESLQNIHIRIDEGASLEWFPQETIAFAEAKYRQTTRIDLASEATCTLWEIVRFGRTARGEKFLDGNWRSHTEVWRDQTPLWIDRQYLNGNSEMLGSPNGLNNYAIAANFIFVGKTIEPELINCIRSTWEQGNYQGVSGVTRSLTGLVCRYFGDSSSDARKWFQQIWQLLRVSYRNRTICVPRVW is encoded by the coding sequence ATGGTTGCACCTTGGGCAGGAGAGCTAGAACTAGAATTTGCAAAAAGGCATCAGCAAACTTTACTTGCTCGTAGCTATACCGTAGCTCCTTGGAGAATACAGCGATCGCTATATCCCGAAGGTGAAGAAGTTTGTCATTGCATTCTATTGCATACCGCAGGTGGACTAGTGGGGGGGGATCGCCTATCTGCGAAAATCCATCTTCAACCCCACACTCAAGCCCTGATCACTACAGCAACCGCCAGCAAGATTTATCGCAGCACGGGGGCAGAGTCCCTCCAAAATATCCATATTCGCATTGATGAAGGGGCAAGTTTAGAATGGTTTCCCCAAGAAACGATCGCCTTTGCCGAAGCCAAATATCGTCAAACCACAAGAATAGACCTTGCTTCAGAGGCTACCTGTACTCTGTGGGAAATCGTCAGGTTTGGACGCACAGCAAGAGGCGAGAAATTTCTAGATGGTAATTGGAGATCGCATACGGAGGTATGGCGAGATCAAACTCCTCTATGGATTGATCGGCAATATCTAAATGGGAATTCGGAAATGTTAGGAAGCCCTAATGGATTAAATAACTATGCGATCGCTGCTAATTTCATTTTTGTGGGTAAAACAATTGAGCCTGAACTAATTAACTGCATTCGCTCTACTTGGGAGCAGGGTAATTATCAGGGAGTCTCAGGAGTGACGCGATCGCTAACAGGTTTAGTCTGTCGATATTTTGGTGATTCTTCTAGCGATGCGCGTAAATGGTTTCAGCAAATTTGGCAGCTTTTGCGTGTATCCTATAGAAATAGAACGATTTGCGTACCGCGAGTTTGGTAA
- the pdhA gene encoding pyruvate dehydrogenase (acetyl-transferring) E1 component subunit alpha: protein MPQDTVATVSTSAPNITTDEALTIYEDMVLGRTFEDKCAEMYYRGRMFGFVHLYNGQEAVATGVIKAMRPDDYVCSTYRDHVHALSAGVTANEVMAELFGKETGCSKGRGGSMHIFSAKNNFLGGYAFVAEGIPVASGAAFQSKYRREVMGDPNADQVTACFFGDGASNNGQFYETLNMAALWNLPIIFVIENNDWAIGMKHHRATSDVRIHKKAEAFGMPGFEVDGMDVLAVRELAQEAIRRGRAGEGPTVLECMTYRFRGHSLADPDELRSKEDKDKWFGRDPIKIFASRVLEHGLVEESQLKAIDKKIRDVVEECVRFAETSPEPDPKDLFRYQFAEDE from the coding sequence ATGCCTCAAGACACTGTTGCGACTGTTTCGACTTCTGCTCCCAATATCACCACAGACGAAGCTCTAACCATTTACGAAGACATGGTATTAGGGCGTACTTTCGAGGATAAGTGCGCGGAAATGTATTATCGCGGAAGAATGTTTGGATTTGTGCATTTGTATAACGGTCAAGAAGCCGTTGCTACTGGTGTAATCAAAGCAATGCGTCCCGATGACTACGTATGCAGCACCTACCGCGACCATGTTCATGCACTCAGCGCAGGTGTCACCGCCAATGAAGTCATGGCTGAACTGTTTGGCAAAGAGACAGGATGCAGTAAAGGTCGCGGCGGCTCAATGCATATTTTTTCAGCAAAAAATAATTTCTTAGGGGGCTATGCCTTTGTCGCAGAGGGGATTCCCGTTGCCTCAGGAGCAGCATTTCAGTCCAAATATCGCCGCGAAGTGATGGGCGATCCCAATGCTGACCAAGTAACGGCTTGCTTCTTTGGTGATGGGGCAAGTAATAACGGTCAATTTTATGAAACCCTGAATATGGCGGCTTTGTGGAATTTACCAATCATTTTTGTGATCGAAAATAACGATTGGGCGATCGGCATGAAGCACCATCGTGCTACTTCTGATGTGCGGATTCATAAGAAGGCAGAAGCTTTTGGGATGCCGGGGTTTGAAGTTGATGGGATGGATGTTTTGGCGGTTAGGGAACTGGCTCAGGAAGCAATCCGTCGTGGTCGTGCTGGTGAAGGCCCCACTGTTTTAGAATGCATGACCTATCGCTTTAGAGGGCACTCCCTAGCCGATCCTGACGAGTTACGGAGTAAGGAAGATAAGGACAAATGGTTTGGTCGCGATCCAATTAAAATTTTTGCTAGTCGCGTTCTGGAGCATGGCTTAGTAGAAGAAAGTCAGTTGAAAGCGATCGACAAAAAGATCCGTGATGTAGTTGAGGAATGTGTCCGCTTTGCTGAAACATCACCTGAGCCAGATCCTAAGGATCTATTCCGATATCAATTTGCTGAAGACGAGTAA
- a CDS encoding GAF domain-containing protein, with the protein MNGVPNFFDPNEKLECESIATAMFSSNSPEELLKIFLTSLGDRLDVSRAAIYQFTNQEQGIVLVDAILPNIQSIKNQIYPISYFGVDSLKNYPRDRPVKLSDVAQIPEVLRVHQCWQSTQVKAMLSAPIFFDSLGVFNQIWGIALVQQCDRPRQWEPQEACFLFELSQVLGQCLQSWELSLRSPISSKSSLKSDLLFDEPFETEDFTVRRVELSEESEVAEAQPESTIDGIALSNNFILSDGEENEILDRSRIRNSETSINQAINLAMQRLDQKNLYNSSPYPHVFAVIDEPEDIYGVDLESTTLEDVLESCTQDPVQVQPQTKVDYLQQRVGELIENMQQKLDEIAELQQQVQELTASQQEFRKILLDLQSENLTQNIKDAVVEMYRALTSNQ; encoded by the coding sequence ATGAACGGGGTTCCGAATTTTTTTGATCCTAATGAAAAACTGGAATGTGAATCAATTGCTACAGCAATGTTCTCCAGCAATAGCCCTGAAGAGTTGTTAAAAATTTTTTTAACTAGTTTAGGCGATCGCTTGGATGTCAGTCGAGCAGCAATTTATCAATTCACCAATCAAGAACAGGGAATTGTATTAGTAGATGCAATTTTGCCTAATATCCAGAGCATTAAAAATCAAATATATCCAATTTCATATTTTGGAGTAGACTCCCTTAAGAACTATCCTCGTGATCGCCCTGTAAAGTTATCAGATGTTGCTCAAATACCTGAAGTCCTCAGAGTCCATCAATGCTGGCAAAGTACGCAAGTTAAGGCGATGTTGTCAGCTCCAATTTTTTTTGATTCATTGGGAGTGTTTAACCAAATCTGGGGAATAGCATTGGTCCAACAATGCGATCGCCCAAGACAATGGGAACCTCAAGAAGCTTGTTTTTTATTTGAGTTATCCCAAGTTTTAGGGCAATGTTTGCAGTCTTGGGAATTAAGTTTGCGATCACCCATATCCTCAAAATCATCTCTTAAGAGTGATCTGCTTTTTGATGAACCCTTTGAAACAGAAGATTTTACGGTCAGGCGAGTAGAGCTATCTGAAGAGTCAGAAGTAGCAGAAGCCCAGCCAGAGTCAACCATTGATGGTATAGCCCTATCTAACAACTTCATTTTGTCAGATGGTGAAGAGAATGAAATATTAGATAGAAGTCGTATCAGAAATAGTGAGACTTCTATTAATCAAGCCATTAATCTTGCTATGCAAAGACTAGACCAAAAAAATTTGTATAACTCTAGTCCCTATCCACATGTTTTTGCAGTGATCGATGAGCCAGAGGACATCTACGGTGTTGATTTGGAATCCACAACTCTAGAGGATGTTCTAGAAAGTTGCACCCAAGATCCAGTTCAAGTTCAACCGCAGACTAAGGTTGATTACTTACAACAACGAGTTGGTGAACTGATCGAAAACATGCAACAAAAACTAGATGAAATTGCCGAGCTTCAGCAACAAGTGCAAGAATTAACTGCATCTCAACAGGAATTTCGGAAAATATTGCTGGATTTGCAATCTGAAAATTTAACTCAAAACATCAAAGATGCGGTTGTCGAAATGTATCGCGCCCTAACATCAAACCAATAA